One Citrus sinensis cultivar Valencia sweet orange chromosome 5, DVS_A1.0, whole genome shotgun sequence genomic window, GCAGCATGATCTAAGCCAGTAACCCTTCAAGAAAATTTCATGAAACACTATTGcagaataaaatttgataacttATTTTGGGCGAGCAGAACTAAGAAAGGGttatgcaaaattttaattactagGACAGGAAAGTGACTATATGTGCATGAAAGGAAGACTTCAGCAAATACCACATCAAATGcacaaaaacacaaattatcaggaaagaaaaagatcaCATCAGTGACGGCAGGATTACATCAATGAAGACAGTCAAGAGATGTGAGATTTCTATTTCAACTAACGATGGCAGGATTGGTTTTACAACTCGCTGCATCATTCTGAAAGATTAAGAAAGCAATTACTTGGTCATATTCTAACACTTCCACTAATTGGGAGGCCACAAGGGCGTAACATTAATCAACATGGTTATGCCAACCAGGCCTACTAGCTATCATGAATATCCTGCTGTAGGAAAAGGAAAGAGTAAGAGCAATcaccttctttttcttgacaGGTTTAAGGATCTTGATTATGCATTTTTCGTTGTTGGTAACATTTATACCTTCAAAAACCTCACTGTATTTTCCCCTTCCAACTTTCCGAACAACTTCATAGTCCTCTTGATCACTGAGTTCAAAAAGATGAGGGAAGGAGACTCCATGTTAAGTAAGCATGGCAAATACCATTTTTTATTCCGAAGAATCACATGGCAAAACAGTCTTCAATAACCAAATGACATGACTCAGGGGACAACTCAATTTTCTATCAAAACTTCCACACAGATTCAGGATTTAGTAAAACAATACAATATGAACAAGCGACGGGCCTATCAAACGCAACCAAACTTTAGAATCATAGATCGTGTACTCTTAAGCTGAAAGCATTTAAAGCAATTTAATTAGGTACAATAATTACCCCCACTGAACGGTGAGAGACTCGTAGTCCCAATAATCTCGAGGACGATGAACGTTGACGTCCGCGTAGACTCGAGCCCTTGACATGGCTATATTTTTAACGTAATGAAACAATCTATCAAGGAGAGAAGAGCTTCCTAAATTTGACCGTCCTTATTATTGTTGATGATGgtgatatatataattaatgagtTCCCAACTGCTGAATCACTGTTACTTTGGTGCCCACTCAACTTATAGAAATTGGCATCAACAAAAACTGCCCCTACTTTCGGTTTcggatcattttttttttatatcttctgTTACACGGTTATGAGACATACATGATGCACGAAGGTAACATACGACAAGACTAACACGCTTTTTAATcctgattaattaatttaaagtgcgtttaaaattaaagtactgtaaattttaaattatagctgctgtaaaaaaaattataattataaaataaaaattaataatatataataaatataaattttaaataataattttaataaaattattaaaattatattaattttttttattatacaaataaaaaatcacatcAATCTAACTTGTAAactacaataattaatatttatcaaaatattttaatactgtAACTTAAACCTCAATCCCAATCGCACCCTTAATACCAAGGCGGCACACAGACCTGACGAGATCTACACTAAGAAAAGACCACAAGTTAGAATGATTGAGTTCGTAagcaattttaaaatcatttgttGGAATTGGGTAAGGGAATAGTAGACCATAAGTTAGTAGACAAAAAATCGATAAAATTGTGTAATAACTCCGATTTTCAGAACCATCCACTGCATCTATCTGAGCTTTTCTCATCGCGGCATGAAATCCTTGGAAATTGAAATGCGCTTCGCTTACGATGATGCAAATTTACTACACTTAAGAATTTAGAAATACAAGCTGAATAAATGGATCCACCAATTGGTTCCAATCCTGCAGCTGTCGGATTGACTACAGTTCTCCTTTACCTGACATGCTGGGCTGCAGACAAATCCTTACTGATAAGGCAAACCACAGTAACATTCACAAGGTTTGTTATTATTCAGCTGAAGCATCGGAACTGACTTTCTCATACAAGCGGTAAATCAAAGTTGACTTGGACATCTGGGGTTCCCTTTCTAGGACGGCAATCACATCCTTAACAGTAATAGCACGAGCCACCTTGGTTTGAGACACCGTAGCTTGGGTCTTTCCAAATTTTCTACCAGAACCTGTTGAAAGAAAGCATGAGAAAACTGAAACAACTATGATGAATAGAATATCAAAGAGTACAAAAAACCAcccaattttttcttcaaaatattgCCCCACAACTATAAGGCCATAAGGTCATGTTTGGTATCAAGATTAAACAATTATGACTTAAAAACTATAACACCGAAGCGTTTGCAGTTATGACTTAGAAATTAAGATATTTAATCCTCACACTTATATGATGAAAAACctataacatatttaatattcttcttgaaattattattcaaaagtcatatttactatatattacaacttttattttataattgtagttttttttttttcacagcagctGTGGCTTTAGAGTTTCCACCATAGAAGGATattttttataggcttccatACATATCAAGTTTCGTGTTGTAATTATTAATCCATATTAACTAGATGTATGATGAACAAGCAATTATGAGATCCATCTTCCACATTAgaaaatccaatttttttaaaaaaataaaaagtcacCAACAACAGGTCTCATCACCTAATCAGAATTTTGCATTGGGGTGCTGGTCAAAGATATATAAAACCAACTCAGTTTAGCAGCAAAAGATTTCTGGACAGGCAAGTGAAGTCATCACCGAATCAGAAATTTGCACTGGGTGCTGATCAAAGATAGATAAAACTGACTGGAACTTTACAGCTAAAGATTTCTAGACAGGCTAATGATTAACTTGTTTAATGCTTACCAGAAGCACTAGGAGTGGTTTGGCCTCTTTTCTCCGCATCTTGATTATCCTTTGTATTCCGTCCAGATGTTAGAGGTCTGCGGTTGGTGTCTTTTCCTGCCTGAGAACCAGATGCCATATCCGTTCCTCCCTCACGTTTCTGCCGGGCTTGCTCAGCCATAAGTTGCCATTTCGAAAACATGTCATCTCCCCCAACAGCAGCGCGAGCAGCAACATTTGCAGCTGTCGTTCTCATTTTGTCATCCTCCTCTTTGTTTACCTGCAAAAACTTACACAAGACAGAACTTCATTTGTACGAGTGGTCAATATATCCAATGCTTGGCAGAATGTTAATCCTTGATACCTTCACTGATTTTATACGACCATCATCTTTCTCCTTCTCACCATCAATTCCACTATCACCATCAGGCTGCATTCAGGAGACATTATACACACAACTTTAACAAAAGGAAGTTAAAATGGAAAATGCATATCTCTTTAAGCATGTGTCCTTGTGATCTATGTGCAGTCAATAGCTTGACTCCTGGATACATAATTCATAAACTGCAAAGTCACACTCACTTCATTAACTTTTCGGAGTTTTTCAGCCTCAGCCTGCTTCTTCTCCCATTCTTCTTTAGCTTTCCGGTTCATAAGCATAATTTGTTGCCGAATATCTGAGGTAATAACGGTCCGATGTCTAATTTTCTCTGCATCAACCCGCTATAGAATGtgtttaaataagaaaaacacgATGGGAGCTCATAGAAGCCCGCagaaataaaagcaaaagacTGACCTGCTTTGACAATCTGATTAGATTACATAAGAGTCCTCGCATCCTCTCCTCGACACACTGAAGATTCAGTAATATGAGCATACACGTAAGGATACATTATGAAAAGGACCAGGTAGCTAGCGTCATACCAAGGACAAGCATCTCTCCACATCATTGCTCATATTCTTCAAGCCACATTTCACCACTGCGATAcagaggaaaaataaatatcatgcTGTTTGACAGATTCGCTTATGTGAGCAAAAAATTTACACATATacagaattacagaaaatatgTAGGATACTAACTGATCTCAGCCAATTTTTTCTGCAAGGGATTTTTCTGTAAAATAagcctttcttcttcttcttgcacAACCCTTCGAGATGCTTCTGATACTCGACTGTCCTCCTTGGTCCCAGAAAAcagttgttcttcttcttcctgaATAAGAGCACAACATCAGAAGAATTAGCAGTTGTAATTCACTTAAAGAGTTTGCACCCCttgctaaattaaaatttgataggTTGGTTGATGATCACAGAAATCATACCCTGAGATTAACTCCACTGACAGCAGTAACATCATTAAGTTGTTCAATACTTTGATCTGAAAAGGCCCCAGATACTTTTTGCTTCTTACTGTGTACATATGTTCATGTTAGATGCAATGTGTTATACTGAggatgaaagtaatttttaatcaaacaatCAAATCATTCAGATTGTTTATGCAacaaaaaagtttattttaccTTGGCATGGGTGGCGAGGAACCAGGAGGTTCAACTGGTTTCTTCTGACTAACAGACGGCTTTTTTGGAGGTGTCCTTGCATTAACCCCAGCTGGAGATGTCACAGCAGGCATCCGAGAGCTTAACTGATAAGACAAAAGCAGCAAGGAGAAAGCATGTCACATGCCACTTCAACTGTAGTACTTTGGCTGTCAATGTACTTAAAATGCTGATCCCAATATCATATGTTACTATTTGCAAAGTTCCAAGCATTTCATATCACGTCAGATTAGAGGTATTGCAAGTAGTTGCCGAGTCATTGTAAACCTTTAAATAAATAGCTGTTTGCAGCTGACAATATCTCCTCTTAAACTAGACACCAAATGCGACAGGGCCATAGTTTTATAAGCTTATCACTTAGACATGAATTTTTtgatataatgaaaaaaaaaaaaaaaaatccccagAGGTAGCAAGCTTTTATTCTATATGATCATATGATAGCTTCTTAAATGAAGCAACAATTCTTCGAGGTTGAAAcagaatatgaagaaaatgtgAGCAGGATGAGTTAGGACAATTTACAAAACCTTGCAACGTAAATGCAACATAAGAAACATAATGAATGAGAATAATCTTACTGCATTAGAATCCAGCAGTGTTGTTGTCGAAGGAGAAACTGAATTTGAGGGCACAATACTAGTAGATGCAGAAAAACCCATTCTAGGAGACTGCTTCTCAGAAGCTTCATCCTTCAAAGTTCCTGGTACTGTACTGCCTGGTTCAACCTGTGCAACAGAAAATCCTTGTGGGGTAGAGGAATGCAATTTGTACGGTTGATCAGTTCCCTGATCAATTGGTTCTGGCTTTACATATGCCATTGATGGCAAAGATCCAGAACTCTGCTCTTTATTTGCAGAAGCTTGCCAAGGAACAGAACTCTGTTGCAATGTTGAATTGCTTGTAAACTGAGAAATTGAACCACCCTGCACTTTTCCTGGATCATTCATATTATTTTGCTTCTCAAACTTTGGCACATTCATTACATTCATGGGTTGGCTCGCCCCTCCTAAAGGTGTTGATCCCATACTTTGATGATGCGTAATTTGCCTCATTGCTGAATCATGAGGTTGTGGTTTCAGAGATGATCCTGGATTATTCACATTTGTCCCAGAGTACGGATGATAACTATTGCTGCCACTGCCATACATGGAAAAGGAAGTTTGTGGAAAGTGCAAATGCTGTTGTTGCTGCTTGTTCAGTCCTTGTACAACCGAAGAGCGCTCTCTTTCTTGATTGACAGTGCTCGGAGTGGAAGAAGATATTTGGCTACCATGTATTCCATGAGAAGCTGATTGGTGCTCCAGCTCTCGAGATTTTTGAGCACTGTTTTCTTTAATTGGATAGCTTGAACCAACCTGCACATGGGCTGATGAAGCAGGACCATGAATTGGATCTGTTGGGGAGTTGCTCTTCTGATTAACCTGTGCAAATGAGTGGGTATCACTAAACTGCGAGGCAGCAGCACTAGCAGATGGCATCCTTAACTGTTGTTGCCGTGCTGAGGCTTGGGACTGTGAGGGGAACTGATGGGAACCCATCTGCAAATTTGGGAGACACTAGTTTAACTTGATCCTGCCATGCAATCAATCAAGAGGGCAATAAGTGCACTATGACTAGATTCAAGTCATTCTGTAATTACCTGTGATTGCATTTTATTGACTGCCAATCTAAGCATCTGGTCACCAACAATATCCCTCATGTGTCGGACAAAGACATCTTTAACAATTTCGTTTTTCTGAAAACAACAGAGATATCAGCTCAAAACATGAGAGGAATAGCCCAttgcaaaagagaaaaacggaatagtttatgaataaatttgtgTCAGAGACATTGACGGACCCATGATGAGACCAGCGGAGACAATTTAACTTTCTTGTAGTCCATATAAATATCATTGCATCCCTAAGTAAACCATTAATTAAGCCacacattttttctttttttaactgaaTGAGATAATTTGTTTGAGACAAGTCCAAGGgaaaataaattcttgtattttatatattactGTTGTTATTAGAAGTAGCCCCCTCTGAATAAAATGTTTGGGTTTGTCACTGGTAAGAGACCAACCTTCAGTTTACCATATAGTGTGTGGAGCTGCATGGCTCTATCCTTATCTAGATGTGGTACCAAGGCAGGAAGCAACAAGGCAAATGGTACTTGTTTACCACGATTCATAGGGTTACCAGGCTGCTCTGCACCTACTGCCTGTTGATTACTCATCTTTTGCATTTTTGGATATTGAGGTCCACCAACTTGATTTTGTGTTCTCTCTGGCACATGCATTGCAACAGGATTCTTTTCAGAAATCTGGATTCCAGTGGTTTGAGAAATCTGGCTAAGTGTTTTTTCTTCGGCCTGCCCTTGCTGGCGATCATCTTGGGATTGTTTCTGTTGCAAAGGATTGCGATTGTCTTCCTCAGAGACTGAACTCTCATTCTGCTGTTGCTGCTGATTCTCAGCGACAGATCCATGTTGCTTTAGCTCCATCTGTTGCAAATGTTGCTCTTGCAGCCGTGCACTTTCTGGACCTTGTTGACTATGAAAGTTTGTGTTTTCATCCTGACTAGCATTTTGCCACTGAGCCATTGGCTGACTCAAGGTATTACTGCTGTCGTTTCCTTGAACCAATGCTGTTGCAATTTTCAGCAGGAGACATCAAAAAACGGATAAGTGGCAGATAGAAGCAATGGAATGGAGATAGAAGAAAGCCAACAGTGTATTAGTACTACATGACTTTTTCTTcccaagaaaattaataaaataacttcaaaggtaaaatcaagaaaaagcaaaagaatggATGAAGGCAGCAAAATCACATTCCTCGAGAATTAATTGTTCTGTTACAACCCTATGCATGCAGAACTATTGATCAGGCTTTAGAGGACAAACTCTTCCAAAAGAAATCTTGCTATGAAAGAAAGTGAGAGGGAGAGGAAGAGATAGAGCATGCTCAGAAATCACTCttcattttaaaacaatttgtttaaattcaCTTTTACAGCATCATATTTTTTAGCTGTAATAATGATAATCCATGTGCACCATCGTTTGCAAAAGTATCAACAAACATAGacaagcaaaagcaaaaattcAGCATATTATCGAAGAAGCTAGTTCCTGCCAACTATTGCTCCCAAAATCATGAGTTTTCTGGCTCCAAAGAGATTCAATTTCACATCTCAGtctatctctctcttttttgtttttcacatAAAAAACAGATAAAATTGCAAAGTAGaaacaactaaaaattaaaaaaatatatatgttatacAAATAAGGTGAATTCATACCGGACTCCGAATCAGATGGCTGAGAAGTGGACACATCGCCGCCTATATCCCGATTTAAAGCAGCCTGAAAGGCATCCACGTCAGCACCGGAATGCATAGACTCGTCCTGTGTCAATTGTAAGAGCCAAGAAAGAACATTAATTTGgcagaataaaaaattaatataatccgatataatataataaaacagaAATAGAGACAACCTCGTCTTCTTCGAGGAGCTTCATTATGGAAGGGTCCATGACTATAATTTTTCTGCGCCTCCGACTGTGGTCGCGTATTGCCTCACCGATGGGTCACTGGAGAATTTTCTCTG contains:
- the LOC102619964 gene encoding transcription initiation factor TFIID subunit 4b isoform X2, with the protein product MDPSIMKLLEEDEDESMHSGADVDAFQAALNRDIGGDVSTSQPSDSESALVQGNDSSNTLSQPMAQWQNASQDENTNFHSQQGPESARLQEQHLQQMELKQHGSVAENQQQQQNESSVSEEDNRNPLQQKQSQDDRQQGQAEEKTLSQISQTTGIQISEKNPVAMHVPERTQNQVGGPQYPKMQKMSNQQAVGAEQPGNPMNRGKQVPFALLLPALVPHLDKDRAMQLHTLYGKLKKNEIVKDVFVRHMRDIVGDQMLRLAVNKMQSQMGSHQFPSQSQASARQQQLRMPSASAAASQFSDTHSFAQVNQKSNSPTDPIHGPASSAHVQVGSSYPIKENSAQKSRELEHQSASHGIHGSQISSSTPSTVNQERERSSVVQGLNKQQQQHLHFPQTSFSMYGSGSNSYHPYSGTNVNNPGSSLKPQPHDSAMRQITHHQSMGSTPLGGASQPMNVMNVPKFEKQNNMNDPGKVQGGSISQFTSNSTLQQSSVPWQASANKEQSSGSLPSMAYVKPEPIDQGTDQPYKLHSSTPQGFSVAQVEPGSTVPGTLKDEASEKQSPRMGFSASTSIVPSNSVSPSTTTLLDSNALSSRMPAVTSPAGVNARTPPKKPSVSQKKPVEPPGSSPPMPSKKQKVSGAFSDQSIEQLNDVTAVSGVNLREEEEQLFSGTKEDSRVSEASRRVVQEEEERLILQKNPLQKKLAEIMVKCGLKNMSNDVERCLSLCVEERMRGLLCNLIRLSKQRVDAEKIRHRTVITSDIRQQIMLMNRKAKEEWEKKQAEAEKLRKVNEPDGDSGIDGEKEKDDGRIKSVKVNKEEDDKMRTTAANVAARAAVGGDDMFSKWQLMAEQARQKREGGTDMASGSQAGKDTNRRPLTSGRNTKDNQDAEKRGQTTPSASGSGRKFGKTQATVSQTKVARAITVKDVIAVLEREPQMSKSTLIYRLYEKVSSDASAE
- the LOC102619964 gene encoding transcription initiation factor TFIID subunit 4b isoform X1 — its product is MDPSIMKLLEEDEDESMHSGADVDAFQAALNRDIGGDVSTSQPSDSESALVQGNDSSNTLSQPMAQWQNASQDENTNFHSQQGPESARLQEQHLQQMELKQHGSVAENQQQQQNESSVSEEDNRNPLQQKQSQDDRQQGQAEEKTLSQISQTTGIQISEKNPVAMHVPERTQNQVGGPQYPKMQKMSNQQAVGAEQPGNPMNRGKQVPFALLLPALVPHLDKDRAMQLHTLYGKLKKNEIVKDVFVRHMRDIVGDQMLRLAVNKMQSQMGSHQFPSQSQASARQQQLRMPSASAAASQFSDTHSFAQVNQKSNSPTDPIHGPASSAHVQVGSSYPIKENSAQKSRELEHQSASHGIHGSQISSSTPSTVNQERERSSVVQGLNKQQQQHLHFPQTSFSMYGSGSNSYHPYSGTNVNNPGSSLKPQPHDSAMRQITHHQSMGSTPLGGASQPMNVMNVPKFEKQNNMNDPGKVQGGSISQFTSNSTLQQSSVPWQASANKEQSSGSLPSMAYVKPEPIDQGTDQPYKLHSSTPQGFSVAQVEPGSTVPGTLKDEASEKQSPRMGFSASTSIVPSNSVSPSTTTLLDSNALSSRMPAVTSPAGVNARTPPKKPSVSQKKPVEPPGSSPPMPSKKQKVSGAFSDQSIEQLNDVTAVSGVNLREEEEQLFSGTKEDSRVSEASRRVVQEEEERLILQKNPLQKKLAEIMVKCGLKNMSNDVERCLSLCVEERMRGLLCNLIRLSKQRVDAEKIRHRTVITSDIRQQIMLMNRKAKEEWEKKQAEAEKLRKVNEPDGDSGIDGEKEKDDGRIKSVKFLQVNKEEDDKMRTTAANVAARAAVGGDDMFSKWQLMAEQARQKREGGTDMASGSQAGKDTNRRPLTSGRNTKDNQDAEKRGQTTPSASGSGRKFGKTQATVSQTKVARAITVKDVIAVLEREPQMSKSTLIYRLYEKVSSDASAE